One Oryza glaberrima chromosome 11, OglaRS2, whole genome shotgun sequence genomic region harbors:
- the LOC127754155 gene encoding bisdemethoxycurcumin synthase-like gives MASPLPTMETAHAAVLAIGTANPAKCVAQEEYVDWYFRVTKSDHLVDLKAKMKRMCDKSGIRKRHLCLTEDMIAAHPELLDRAAPSLDARLGIARDAVPELAMAAAARAIAEWGRPAADITHLVVSTNAGAHAPGADARLAELLGLRATVQRTVLYMHGCSAGCSALRLAKDIAESNRGARVLVACAEVFLIALAAPDEARLDALVAASLFGDGAGAVIVGTDGDDDPGAPVEHPPIFHMLSASQTTIAGTHQRVSLQLSERGLDYKISGEVPALVRAGIERCMEDALAPLGLAGGGGGWNHLFWAMHPGGRAILESYEAGLRLEPGKLAASRRVLSEYGNMSGAAIIFVLDELRRRRRRRDGGEEEEEESDEYCEWGAMVGVGPGLTIETMVLRASATGGHVGDEVKKSTTA, from the exons ATGGCGAGCCCACTGCCGACGATGGAGAccgcgcacgccgccgtgctcgccatCGGGACGGCGAACCCGGCGAAGTGCGTGGCCCAGGAGGAGTACGTCGACTGGTACTTCCGGGTCACCAAGAGCGACCACCTGGTCGACCTTAAAGCCAAGATGAAGAGGATGT GTGACAAATCAGGCATCAGGAAGCGCCATTTGTGCCTCACGGAGGACATGATCGCCGCCCATCCAGAGCTCCTCGACCGCGCCGCCCCGTCCCTCGACGCGCGCCTCGGCATCGCCAGGGACGCCGTGCCGGAGCTggccatggccgcggcggcgagggcgatcGCCGAGTGGGGCCGCCCCGCCGCGGACATCACCCACCTCGTCGTCTCCACCAACGCCGGCGCCCACGCCCCCGGCGCCGACGCGCGGCTCGCGGAGCTCCTCGGCCTCCGCGCCACCGTCCAGCGCACCGTCCTCTACATGCACGGCTGCTCCGCCGGCTGCAGCGCGCTCCGCCTCGCCAAGGACATCGCCGAGAGCAaccgcggcgcgcgcgtgctCGTGGCGTGCGCGGAGGTCTTCCTCATAGCGCTCGCCGCCCCCGACGAGGCCCGCCTCGACGCCCTCGTCGCCGCGTCGCTGTTCGGCGATGGCGCCGGTGCTGTCATCGTGGGCactgacggcgacgacgacccgggAGCCCCCGTCGAACACCCCCCCATCTTCCACATGTTGTCCGCGTCGCAGACCACCATAGCCGGGACCCACCAGAGAGTCTCCCTGCAGCTGAGCGAGCGCGGCCTCGACTACAAGATCTCCGGCGAGGTGCCGGCGCTGGTGCGCGCCGGCATCGAGCGGTGCATGGAGGACGCGCTGGCACcgctcggcctcgccggcggcggcggcggatggaaCCACCTCTTCTGGGCGATGCACCCGGGCGGCCGCGCGATCTTGGAAAGCTACGAGGCGGGTCTCCGGCTGGAGCCCGGGAAgctggcggcgagccggcgggtGCTGAGCGAGTACGGCAACATGAGCGGCGCGGCGATCATCTTCGTCCTCGACGAGctgcgacgccggcgccggcggcgggatggtggggaagaagaggaggaggagtcggaCGAGTACTGCGAGTGGGGTGCCATGGTTGGGGTCGGGCCGGGGCTCACCATTGAGACGATGGTGCTGCGTGCCAGTGCCACCGGCGGCCATGTCGGCGACGAAGTCAAGAAGTCGACTACTGCTTGA